The following coding sequences are from one Candidatus Bathyarchaeota archaeon window:
- a CDS encoding bis-aminopropyl spermidine synthase family protein encodes MERVETKILRELAVSRKTFWELLDKVNSPLKDFVLSLKNLDAKGLITAGVNGFYLTEDGKRQVNPRSLEFSAEICPHCLGKRIILEAKFQQVLEEFKRIAEKRPQPRLDFFQGYMLERDVVARAAFMHYYGDLDGKSIALIGDDDLLSIALALAGLPSNITVLDIDERLGEFIKKVSKDHGFNIEYVAYNVADPLPHELRGRFDVFSSEPLETSSGLKAFILRGIDCLKENGVGYFGLTLYEASLKKWLAVQKLLARMNCVVTDIIQGFSVYPMDYGTANYEEFAHHLGFDICKNPGINWYKSALFRFQVLGKPKLSAEMDKKFRIKFIDPEEDLTHPELQREILKRINAK; translated from the coding sequence TTGGAGAGGGTAGAAACCAAAATCCTGCGTGAACTTGCCGTTTCAAGAAAAACATTTTGGGAATTGCTTGACAAAGTTAACAGCCCTTTGAAGGATTTTGTGCTTTCGCTTAAAAACCTTGATGCGAAAGGACTTATTACTGCAGGTGTAAACGGTTTCTATCTAACTGAAGACGGGAAACGCCAAGTTAACCCGAGAAGCCTAGAATTTAGCGCTGAAATCTGTCCACACTGCCTTGGTAAGCGAATAATTCTAGAGGCGAAGTTCCAGCAAGTCCTTGAAGAGTTTAAGCGAATAGCCGAGAAAAGACCTCAACCAAGACTTGATTTTTTCCAGGGTTACATGCTTGAGAGAGATGTTGTTGCAAGGGCAGCTTTTATGCATTATTATGGCGACCTAGACGGCAAAAGTATAGCCTTAATAGGCGATGATGACCTACTTAGCATAGCCTTAGCCTTGGCTGGGCTTCCGTCAAACATAACAGTTTTAGATATTGATGAGAGGCTTGGCGAGTTTATTAAAAAAGTCAGCAAAGACCATGGCTTTAACATAGAATATGTAGCGTATAATGTTGCTGACCCGTTGCCCCACGAGTTGCGGGGAAGGTTTGACGTGTTCTCCTCTGAGCCTCTCGAGACATCGTCTGGCTTGAAGGCGTTCATTTTGCGTGGCATTGATTGTCTAAAAGAAAATGGTGTTGGATATTTTGGTTTAACCCTTTATGAAGCTTCACTTAAAAAGTGGCTGGCTGTTCAAAAACTATTAGCAAGGATGAACTGCGTTGTCACCGACATCATTCAAGGGTTCTCCGTTTACCCGATGGATTATGGCACTGCAAATTATGAAGAGTTTGCCCACCATCTAGGTTTTGATATATGTAAAAACCCAGGGATAAACTGGTATAAATCCGCATTATTCAGATTTCAAGTGCTTGGCAAACCGAAACTTTCAGCTGAAATGGACAAAAAATTTAGGATAAAGTTCATTGACCCAGAAGAAGACCTAACCCATCCTGAACTGCAACGTGAAATTCTCAAGAGGATAAACGCTAAATAA
- a CDS encoding GNAT family N-acetyltransferase, whose translation MSPSKLGKEVSITIAGIRIRHANEEDLQQIVRLSEKLGRDESAMDSMVSPMPSEFQNPNWILKNIKGENTVVFVAEVEGKVVGYSLGWVSQPWSYKAKRGYICDCFVEKSYRRRGVGKALIRAMLEWFKNKGVECVEADVYSRNAPSLALFKRLGFEEVSKRLRLTFNNKR comes from the coding sequence ATGTCACCAAGCAAACTGGGTAAGGAAGTAAGCATTACTATTGCTGGCATAAGAATTCGCCATGCCAATGAAGAAGATCTACAACAAATCGTTAGGTTATCCGAAAAACTTGGAAGGGATGAAAGCGCTATGGATTCCATGGTCTCGCCTATGCCTAGCGAATTTCAGAACCCAAATTGGATCCTCAAAAACATTAAGGGCGAAAATACCGTGGTCTTTGTAGCTGAAGTTGAAGGAAAAGTTGTTGGATATTCTCTTGGTTGGGTTAGTCAACCTTGGTCTTACAAAGCTAAAAGAGGATATATTTGCGACTGTTTTGTGGAAAAATCATATAGGCGACGCGGCGTAGGCAAGGCTCTGATAAGGGCTATGCTTGAGTGGTTCAAAAACAAGGGCGTAGAATGTGTTGAAGCAGACGTTTACTCGCGCAATGCTCCTTCCTTAGCATTATTCAAAAGGTTAGGGTTTGAAGAAGTCTCCAAAAGATTACGCTTAACATTTAACAACAAGCGATAA
- the ftsY gene encoding signal recognition particle-docking protein FtsY, whose product MFEKLKSGFSSLVNKITTTELKTENLRPILSEFKLTLIENDVAVPVAERICDEMEKRLAGLQIKRLEDKRKIVEQNLREVLLEVMRANNEIDLLKAIDEKRRRNEPFVIVFVGINGTGKTTTIAKVAHMLNKKGYTVVLACSDTYRAGSIEQLETHAKRLGVRVIKHKYGADPAAVAYDAINHARAHGIHVVLIDTAGRMQTNRNLMNELAKVKRVVNPDLTILTVDAFTGNDAVMQAEEFHKSVSIDATILTKVDADIKGGSALSVTYVTQKPIIFVGTGQKYDDLEEFRPEKFVDMILK is encoded by the coding sequence ATGTTTGAGAAACTTAAATCCGGCTTCAGCAGTTTAGTAAATAAAATCACAACCACCGAGCTTAAGACAGAAAATCTTCGTCCAATCCTTTCGGAGTTTAAGTTAACCCTAATAGAGAATGATGTAGCGGTGCCGGTGGCAGAGCGAATATGCGATGAAATGGAAAAGCGTCTCGCTGGACTGCAGATTAAACGACTTGAGGATAAAAGGAAAATTGTGGAGCAAAACCTCCGCGAAGTGCTTCTTGAAGTGATGCGGGCAAACAACGAAATAGACTTGTTGAAGGCTATTGATGAGAAACGCCGAAGAAACGAACCGTTCGTAATAGTCTTTGTTGGGATAAATGGTACTGGAAAGACAACGACTATCGCCAAAGTTGCACATATGCTAAACAAGAAGGGCTATACGGTTGTGCTAGCCTGCAGCGACACTTACCGGGCTGGTTCAATCGAACAATTAGAAACTCATGCCAAACGATTGGGAGTTCGAGTGATAAAACATAAGTATGGCGCAGACCCAGCTGCGGTAGCATACGATGCTATAAACCATGCAAGAGCCCATGGAATCCACGTTGTCTTAATTGACACTGCTGGGCGGATGCAAACAAACAGAAACCTCATGAATGAGCTTGCAAAAGTTAAGAGGGTAGTGAACCCAGATTTAACCATTTTAACCGTTGACGCTTTTACTGGGAATGACGCTGTCATGCAGGCGGAAGAATTTCACAAAAGTGTCAGCATAGATGCTACAATATTGACAAAAGTGGATGCAGATATTAAAGGTGGCTCAGCTCTAAGCGTGACCTATGTAACGCAGAAACCCATAATATTTGTTGGAACTGGCCAAAAATACGACGATTTAGAAGAGTTTAGACCGGAAAAATTTGTGGATATGATACTGAAATAG
- a CDS encoding prefoldin subunit alpha, translated as MASKVEDELRRLSVEMRILEQTAEALQARINMVNAVIADLTYANMTLEGLEKQKENTELLIPIGGNSYIKARLETSDKVTVGIGAGVSVEKTIQEAKEIIRKRLEDMERSRASLQQQFSQVIDRINEDRERFEELAAELRKESPADNV; from the coding sequence TTGGCGAGTAAAGTTGAAGATGAATTAAGAAGACTCAGTGTTGAAATGCGCATCTTGGAACAGACAGCTGAAGCCTTGCAGGCCAGAATAAACATGGTGAACGCTGTCATCGCAGACTTGACCTATGCAAACATGACGCTGGAAGGGCTAGAAAAACAGAAAGAAAACACAGAACTTCTAATTCCCATAGGGGGAAACTCTTACATAAAGGCGAGGCTTGAAACTTCAGATAAGGTTACAGTGGGCATAGGCGCAGGCGTTTCCGTTGAAAAAACCATACAAGAAGCTAAGGAGATAATCAGAAAAAGGCTTGAGGACATGGAAAGAAGCAGAGCCTCACTTCAGCAACAATTTTCACAGGTTATAGATAGAATCAACGAGGATAGGGAGCGCTTTGAAGAACTGGCAGCAGAGTTGAGGAAGGAGTCCCCCGCCGATAATGTTTGA
- a CDS encoding 50S ribosomal protein L18a translates to MSEVRVFRIIGEIRKPNWQTPFEKEVIAIKPEHAVEKIYMELGSKHRVKRFQIKINEVKEIAHNQVEDPLIRKLLSGEDKIGE, encoded by the coding sequence ATGAGTGAAGTGAGAGTTTTCAGGATCATAGGTGAAATTCGAAAACCGAACTGGCAAACACCCTTCGAAAAAGAAGTAATAGCTATTAAGCCCGAACACGCTGTTGAAAAAATCTACATGGAACTGGGCAGCAAACACCGTGTTAAACGGTTTCAAATAAAAATCAATGAAGTGAAAGAAATAGCCCATAACCAGGTTGAGGATCCCTTAATAAGAAAACTTTTGAGTGGAGAAGACAAAATTGGCGAGTAA
- a CDS encoding translation initiation factor IF-6 encodes MAIYLTNLFGSASIGVYALATEKMLIIPKFVPIKKAERLADWLKVELVHTNIGGSVLVGALACANSNGVLLPHYVRDEEIEAIKSVFEGNITVMETKKTAYGNMVLANDYGAIVDPRLKQSEIKKISDALGVEAVPSEIAQLPYVGALAVATNKGILAHPLLKDSERKLLEEVLKVPVDVGTVNCGIPYVGTGLIGNSHAAVAGSLTTGPEMFIIGHALGVMKEDE; translated from the coding sequence TTGGCGATTTACCTTACAAACCTCTTTGGAAGTGCAAGCATAGGGGTATACGCATTAGCTACTGAAAAAATGCTCATAATTCCAAAATTTGTGCCCATCAAAAAGGCTGAAAGACTGGCTGATTGGCTTAAAGTTGAGTTGGTTCACACAAACATAGGCGGCTCAGTTTTGGTTGGGGCATTAGCGTGTGCAAACTCGAATGGAGTATTATTGCCCCACTATGTGAGAGACGAAGAAATTGAAGCAATAAAGTCTGTCTTTGAAGGGAACATAACGGTGATGGAAACAAAAAAGACAGCCTACGGAAACATGGTTTTGGCGAATGACTACGGGGCTATCGTAGATCCAAGACTTAAACAGTCAGAAATCAAAAAAATCTCAGACGCTTTAGGCGTTGAAGCAGTTCCAAGCGAAATCGCCCAACTTCCATATGTGGGCGCCCTAGCCGTTGCAACTAACAAAGGAATTTTGGCACACCCATTATTGAAAGATTCCGAAAGAAAACTTTTGGAGGAAGTGTTAAAAGTACCTGTTGATGTTGGCACAGTCAATTGCGGCATACCATATGTGGGAACCGGACTTATCGGGAATAGTCATGCGGCTGTTGCTGGTTCCCTAACAACAGGTCCAGAAATGTTTATAATTGGACATGCCTTGGGTGTAATGAAGGAAGATGAGTGA
- a CDS encoding 50S ribosomal protein L31e: MKFEEENRGKVDELAGKVEEKALEEEEKESEVKKEEVEGVEGKEGEEIKPSAKEEIEKEIVEERFYTIPLGKACIVPPNKRAPKAIRIIRDFIKRHMKLEAKGEEDEAEPKRVIISNEVNERVWSRGIEKPPRKIRVRAAKDKDGNVTVYLAEGD, translated from the coding sequence ATGAAATTTGAAGAGGAAAACAGAGGAAAAGTGGATGAACTTGCTGGAAAGGTTGAAGAAAAGGCCTTAGAAGAGGAAGAGAAAGAATCAGAAGTAAAAAAGGAAGAAGTCGAGGGTGTCGAAGGGAAAGAGGGGGAAGAAATCAAACCGTCAGCAAAGGAAGAAATAGAAAAAGAAATTGTTGAAGAAAGATTTTACACAATCCCGTTAGGAAAAGCATGTATTGTACCCCCAAACAAAAGGGCACCCAAGGCCATTAGGATAATACGTGATTTTATAAAAAGGCATATGAAGCTGGAAGCTAAAGGAGAGGAAGATGAGGCAGAACCTAAAAGGGTCATCATAAGCAACGAGGTAAACGAAAGAGTTTGGAGTAGAGGTATTGAAAAGCCTCCTCGGAAAATCCGTGTTAGAGCTGCAAAAGATAAGGATGGAAATGTTACGGTTTATTTGGCTGAAGGAGACTAA
- a CDS encoding 50S ribosomal protein L39e gives MARFKPPAKKRRLAKAGKVKRAVPTWVIAKTAGKFRTHPKRRHWRTRKIKA, from the coding sequence ATGGCAAGGTTTAAACCTCCGGCAAAAAAGAGAAGGTTGGCAAAGGCTGGAAAAGTGAAAAGAGCCGTTCCAACATGGGTTATTGCCAAAACTGCTGGAAAATTTAGAACACACCCCAAAAGGAGACACTGGAGAACCAGAAAAATAAAGGCCTAA
- a CDS encoding DNA-binding protein — protein sequence MSEEELEELRQKKLLALQRKLAEEQRKAQMEQQLELQKQAILKSILTPEARQRLANLKLVKPEFTAQLEMQLIQLAQAGRLPIPLTDEQLKQILVQLQSHRREIRIRRL from the coding sequence ATGTCGGAAGAAGAACTTGAGGAACTCCGCCAAAAAAAGCTTCTGGCTTTACAGCGGAAACTTGCTGAGGAACAAAGGAAAGCTCAAATGGAACAACAGCTTGAACTTCAGAAACAAGCAATCTTGAAAAGCATTTTGACACCTGAGGCACGGCAACGACTTGCAAACCTTAAGCTTGTAAAGCCAGAGTTTACAGCTCAGCTTGAAATGCAGCTAATTCAGCTTGCCCAAGCTGGGAGACTGCCAATCCCGCTTACAGATGAACAACTTAAACAGATTTTGGTTCAGCTGCAATCTCACAGAAGGGAAATAAGAATAAGAAGGTTGTAA
- a CDS encoding 30S ribosomal protein S19e, with the protein MPTPHDVPAQEFIQKLAYYIKGNIDEVKPPPWANVVKTGAHVQRPPENPDWWYIRCASLLRKIYTHGPIGIERLRAEYGGRKDFGVRPEHAVKSGGAIIRKALQQLEEAGLIEKYQNKGRRVTKEGRRLLEEIAEDVMKDLIKRMPELEKYRASE; encoded by the coding sequence TTGCCAACACCACATGATGTCCCAGCACAAGAATTCATTCAAAAACTAGCTTACTATATAAAAGGGAACATAGACGAAGTAAAACCCCCTCCATGGGCGAACGTGGTGAAAACCGGTGCCCACGTACAGAGGCCCCCTGAAAACCCGGACTGGTGGTATATACGTTGCGCGTCCTTATTACGGAAGATCTATACACATGGGCCGATAGGCATTGAACGGCTACGCGCTGAGTACGGCGGGAGAAAGGATTTTGGAGTTAGACCGGAACACGCTGTTAAGTCTGGCGGCGCAATAATAAGGAAGGCCCTTCAACAGCTTGAAGAAGCAGGTTTAATCGAAAAATACCAGAATAAAGGAAGACGAGTGACAAAGGAAGGGCGGAGACTTCTTGAGGAAATAGCTGAGGACGTAATGAAGGACCTGATAAAAAGAATGCCAGAACTGGAGAAATACCGGGCGAGTGAATAG
- a CDS encoding YhbY family RNA-binding protein: protein MKRRIKREFSREKPTVWIGKEQVSDELIKEIEKRLEQREIVKVKVLRTSLKEAKTAEIAAKISKRIEAELVEVRGHTFILYKRRRKPSEK, encoded by the coding sequence ATGAAACGTCGCATAAAAAGAGAATTTAGCCGCGAAAAACCTACAGTGTGGATTGGCAAAGAACAAGTCTCAGATGAACTTATAAAGGAAATTGAAAAACGGTTGGAACAAAGAGAGATCGTCAAGGTTAAGGTTTTAAGGACATCCTTAAAAGAGGCAAAAACAGCCGAAATTGCAGCGAAAATTTCTAAACGCATAGAAGCTGAGTTGGTTGAGGTCAGAGGACACACTTTTATCCTTTACAAACGTCGAAGAAAACCATCAGAAAAGTGA
- a CDS encoding ribonuclease P, with protein MNAIIKRIAKQRVQTLFHSAIEIHKEDPQLAQHYVDIARRVAMAAKVRLPTEYRRMVCRHCKGFILPGTSCRVRIKQRREPHVVITCLKCGRHMRIPLKRRDKRNE; from the coding sequence ATGAACGCTATAATCAAGCGAATAGCTAAACAGCGCGTCCAGACGCTATTCCACTCAGCCATTGAAATTCATAAAGAAGATCCACAATTGGCTCAGCATTATGTGGATATAGCACGTCGAGTGGCCATGGCGGCAAAGGTTCGCTTGCCAACTGAGTATAGGCGCATGGTTTGCCGACACTGTAAAGGCTTTATCCTGCCCGGTACCAGCTGCCGTGTCCGCATAAAGCAGCGAAGGGAGCCCCATGTAGTTATCACATGCCTCAAATGCGGCAGACATATGCGCATTCCCTTGAAAAGGAGGGATAAACGGAACGAGTAA
- a CDS encoding 2-amino-3,7-dideoxy-D-threo-hept-6-ulosonate synthase: MTEIGKKIRLDRIMNRNTGKTVIIPMDHGITLGPIKGLENLKDTVNKVAEGGANAVLLHKGMIRAGYRGYGKDIGLIMHLSASTALGPDPNAKVQVADVVEAIKFGADAVSVHINVGSRTESEQLKFLGKLAKICEDWGMPLLAMMYPRGEKIKNEYDVDVVKHAARIGAELGADIIKTNYTGSMETFREVVKGCPVPVVMAGGPKTNTDEEFCNMVYGAIRAGAAGVAAGRNVFQHENPTKMVQVLCGIVHEGLDVKTALKRYMK; encoded by the coding sequence ATGACCGAAATTGGGAAAAAAATTAGGCTTGATAGAATAATGAACCGAAACACTGGAAAAACTGTGATAATTCCAATGGATCACGGGATAACATTAGGTCCAATTAAGGGTCTAGAAAACCTCAAAGATACGGTTAACAAGGTTGCCGAAGGAGGAGCTAACGCTGTACTTCTACATAAAGGAATGATTAGAGCAGGTTACAGGGGCTATGGAAAGGATATAGGCCTAATCATGCATCTGTCTGCCAGCACCGCCTTAGGGCCAGATCCAAATGCAAAAGTGCAGGTGGCTGATGTAGTGGAGGCTATTAAATTCGGCGCGGATGCGGTTTCAGTCCACATAAACGTCGGCTCTAGGACTGAATCCGAACAACTTAAGTTTCTAGGTAAGCTTGCAAAAATATGCGAGGATTGGGGCATGCCCCTTCTTGCGATGATGTATCCTAGAGGTGAAAAAATAAAAAACGAGTATGATGTCGACGTTGTTAAGCATGCTGCAAGAATAGGCGCAGAGTTAGGTGCAGATATCATCAAGACCAATTATACTGGAAGCATGGAAACCTTCCGGGAAGTCGTTAAAGGGTGTCCGGTGCCCGTAGTCATGGCCGGAGGCCCGAAAACAAATACAGACGAAGAATTCTGTAACATGGTGTACGGCGCTATACGCGCCGGTGCTGCAGGTGTAGCAGCTGGTCGAAACGTTTTCCAACATGAGAACCCAACAAAGATGGTTCAAGTGCTATGCGGCATAGTTCATGAAGGTCTTGACGTAAAAACAGCACTTAAAAGATACATGAAATAA
- a CDS encoding ribbon-helix-helix protein, CopG family — protein MGRKIKTSIALDEELLAWIDKLVASKRFANRTHAIEYALQRLKERAKEELNI, from the coding sequence ATGGGGAGGAAAATAAAGACAAGCATAGCCCTAGACGAAGAGCTCCTAGCATGGATTGACAAACTCGTAGCCTCCAAACGCTTCGCCAACAGAACACACGCAATAGAATACGCCCTCCAAAGGCTCAAAGAACGAGCCAAAGAAGAACTAAACATATAA
- a CDS encoding MATE family efflux transporter yields the protein MAGDESRRLDYQRAEAMGREKISRLLARFSVPAIIANEGEAFYELFDAIWCGRIGTEALAALTVAGPLMAIYRAIGAGIAVGSASLVARRLGAGKRDEANKAVCNSITLFFVVSGLATLICLLGLGFLIRLFGATEDVFPYAYSYMFVETCSMPVDFFLVVAAELVRAQGSPAIASAGLILSNIADLVWSPILVFGVGPFPALGIAGAALGTLIGRAIGSALLTPYLAFKTIYRFKLAYFKPDFRTITEIYSVGASSTLRMIAVSISQILACIAASSFGTIPLAVLGVLFRINRLNFAFCTGLSQAVVPLVGYNYGAQKKERIREIVVKAISVGFAWGTLWYVAVMLFPTQTLLLFTTDPEFLSVGVSALQIFAITFLTMSEVIISAFFQGIGKATSALIVTSARQFIFLIPCLLTLPYLLGLNGLWLAYPVAGMLALTLGSALTFLEFQKLKPNKTST from the coding sequence TTGGCGGGCGATGAGAGCAGGAGGTTGGATTATCAGAGAGCCGAGGCTATGGGAAGGGAGAAAATTTCTAGGCTTTTGGCACGTTTCTCGGTGCCTGCCATTATTGCCAACGAGGGGGAAGCATTTTACGAATTATTTGATGCCATATGGTGCGGGCGCATCGGCACGGAAGCACTTGCCGCTTTGACTGTTGCTGGCCCGTTAATGGCGATATATAGGGCTATAGGCGCTGGAATAGCTGTTGGAAGCGCTTCTTTGGTTGCTAGGCGTCTTGGAGCCGGAAAAAGGGATGAAGCTAATAAGGCTGTATGCAACAGCATAACACTGTTTTTTGTTGTGAGCGGGTTAGCAACTCTCATCTGCCTATTAGGATTGGGATTCTTGATTAGGCTTTTCGGTGCGACAGAAGACGTTTTTCCCTACGCTTATAGTTACATGTTTGTTGAAACGTGTTCTATGCCTGTGGACTTCTTTTTGGTTGTTGCTGCAGAGCTTGTTAGGGCTCAGGGAAGCCCAGCCATTGCAAGTGCAGGGTTAATTTTATCAAACATAGCCGACCTAGTTTGGAGCCCAATCCTAGTTTTTGGAGTTGGTCCCTTCCCAGCCTTGGGTATTGCCGGTGCAGCACTAGGAACGCTGATAGGACGCGCCATAGGATCAGCCCTATTAACACCTTATTTAGCGTTTAAAACCATATATAGGTTTAAACTCGCCTATTTCAAACCAGATTTTAGAACTATCACTGAAATCTACAGCGTTGGAGCATCCAGCACTTTGAGGATGATAGCCGTTTCCATATCTCAAATACTAGCCTGCATAGCAGCGTCCTCCTTCGGAACCATCCCATTAGCTGTTCTAGGCGTTCTATTCAGAATTAACAGGCTGAACTTTGCGTTCTGTACAGGCTTAAGCCAAGCCGTGGTTCCGCTTGTTGGATACAACTATGGAGCACAAAAGAAAGAGCGTATCCGCGAAATCGTAGTCAAAGCCATATCAGTCGGCTTTGCATGGGGAACATTATGGTATGTAGCGGTCATGCTTTTTCCAACACAAACATTGTTGCTGTTCACCACAGACCCGGAATTCCTAAGCGTAGGTGTATCCGCGCTACAAATTTTTGCCATAACCTTCCTAACAATGTCGGAAGTGATAATAAGCGCCTTCTTCCAAGGAATAGGAAAGGCAACATCAGCCCTAATTGTAACCTCAGCCCGTCAATTCATATTTCTAATACCCTGCCTCCTCACACTACCCTATCTGCTTGGCCTAAACGGGCTGTGGCTAGCATACCCCGTAGCAGGAATGCTAGCTCTCACACTAGGTTCAGCCTTAACATTTCTTGAATTTCAAAAATTAAAGCCCAATAAAACCTCCACCTAA
- a CDS encoding sodium:calcium antiporter, which produces MFEWFGLAGNILIFLVSLFILDRASDLAVDNAVIVAEITGLGKTTIGFMLVAMTTTLPELSVSVLTAIGVEDIGVAVGNALGSNVVNICLILGAAFLIVSLKNSEASIAVKEEVETLYFGLFTASIVPLILIYIGYASRMIGVILIALFAYNIYRLSKRKKNENETLPHRKDGKLKRHVLLTMAGVIVVVASAYLIIDSASYIAEWMGVPHVVIGATIVAFGTSLPEFANSLKSSMKGQVELALGNIVGSCFIDVTLILGVAFIGQNFRVNMAAYTGLATFALIASLILWYFISNKRISWKEGATLLFLYVVFLVEIFGHGS; this is translated from the coding sequence TTGTTTGAGTGGTTTGGTTTGGCTGGAAATATCCTTATCTTTTTGGTTTCGCTTTTTATTCTTGATCGTGCAAGCGATTTGGCTGTTGATAACGCTGTTATAGTTGCGGAGATAACTGGTTTGGGAAAGACAACTATAGGTTTTATGCTTGTTGCGATGACTACAACGTTGCCTGAACTAAGCGTTTCTGTTTTAACAGCAATAGGCGTAGAAGATATAGGCGTGGCTGTTGGAAACGCTTTAGGCTCAAATGTTGTGAACATATGCCTCATACTTGGGGCAGCATTTTTAATAGTGTCCTTAAAGAATTCGGAAGCATCCATTGCAGTTAAGGAGGAGGTGGAAACGCTTTACTTTGGGCTTTTCACAGCTTCAATTGTTCCCTTAATCCTCATCTACATTGGATATGCAAGCAGGATGATAGGCGTAATTCTCATAGCACTCTTCGCATACAACATATACAGACTCTCAAAGAGGAAGAAAAACGAAAACGAAACTCTTCCCCATCGAAAAGATGGAAAACTGAAGCGCCATGTGCTTTTAACAATGGCTGGAGTGATCGTTGTTGTGGCAAGCGCATACCTCATAATAGATTCAGCCTCATACATTGCTGAATGGATGGGAGTACCTCATGTGGTGATAGGCGCCACAATAGTTGCTTTTGGAACAAGCCTGCCGGAATTTGCAAACAGCCTAAAATCGTCCATGAAAGGGCAGGTTGAGCTTGCTTTAGGCAACATTGTTGGAAGCTGCTTCATAGATGTGACGCTTATCCTCGGAGTCGCTTTTATAGGTCAAAATTTCAGAGTGAACATGGCAGCCTACACGGGCTTAGCCACATTTGCCCTCATAGCATCTTTAATCCTATGGTATTTTATTTCAAACAAAAGGATAAGCTGGAAGGAAGGAGCAACTCTACTCTTCTTATACGTGGTGTTTCTTGTGGAAATTTTCGGCCACGGATCCTAG